ATTATAAGTGTTATGGATGATGTTAGGTGTAAATGGTAAAATAAAAAAGAACAAAAAGAGGAAAATAAAAATGAACAAAATAGATAAAAAAACAAAGAAACAGTTTTAATCATCCATATTGGAATATATAAAAATATTGCAAGATACTCGAGATAGATAAAATAATTAGATATTTTATTTATTAATAAAAGATAATGAAAAAGACGATATTATAAGTGTTAATATTTCAGAGGTTGGTGGTAATTTGAAAAAAATATTGACTATAAGGGAAATGTTAATTGATTTTATATGTTTGGATAAAAATAAAGATTTATCAAAAGGAGTTAGTTTTGAAAAAAAAGCTGGTGGAGCTCCAGCAAATGTTGCCGCTGTTGTATCTCTTTTAGGTGGGGAAAGTTCGATTTTAGGAAATGTAGGAAATGATTCTTTGGGTATTTTTCTAGTAAATAAGATGAAGGAATATAATGTAGATACTTCTCTAAAGGAGAAAAAGATTATTTTAAGATTGCTAAGTTTGCTAATGAAGTAGGAGCATTGGTTTGTACAAAAAAAGGAGCGTTAACAGCTTTAGAGGATATAAGAAAAAGGGAGATTTAACTCCCTTTTTAAATTATAACATTTTGATTTAGTGTTCCGTTTTTAAAATTGTTAATATTTTCTAATGTGGTTTCAGCAATATTAGTTAAAGCTTCTTGAGTGAAAAAACCTTGATGACCAGTAATTAATACATTTGGAAATGTAGTTAGTCTAAGAAATGTTTTATCATCAATGATTTCTTCTGATAAATCTTCAAAGAAAATATTTTCTTCTTCTTCATAAACATCTAATCCAAGATAGCCTATTTTTTTTGATTTCAATCCATCTATTACAGCTTTTGTATCTATTAAACCTCCGCGGCTTGTATTTATTATCATTACACCCTTTTTCATCAAATTAATTGTATTTTTATTTATGATATGGTATGTATCTTTATTTAAAGGACAGTGTAAAGAAATAATATCTGATTTTTCAAATAATGTATTTAAATTAACATATTCTCCAATAAACTCATCATTTGGAAATTTATCATATCCTAAAATTTTCATGCCAAATCCTTTTAAAATGTTTGCAGTAATTCTTCCGATTTTTCCAGTGCCAATTATACCCACAATTTTTCCATGCAGATCGAACCCTAATAAACCATCAAGTGAAAAATTATTTTCTCTTATTCTTAAATAAGATTTATGAATTTTTCTATTTAATGAAAGAATTAAAGCTATTGTATGTTCAGCAACAGCGTATGGTGAATATTTCGGAACATGTACGACTTTTATGTTATATTTTTTTGCAGCTGAAATATCGACATGGTTAAATCCAGCAGATCTTAAGGCAATTAGTTTTATTCCGTTTTCTTTTAGTATTTTGATTACTTTTTTGTTTAGATCATCGTTTACAAAAGCACAAACAACATCAAAACCTTTTGCTAAAATAGCAGTTTTTTCATTTAATTTTGATTCAAAATATTTAATATCAAAATTATATTTTTCATTTAATTTATTAAAAAAATCCATATCATATTTTTTTGTGCTAAAAAAAGCAATTTTCATATATATCCTCTCCCTTTTGAATTAAATAATAATAGAATAATATGTTTTTAATCAACTATATTATAGCAAATATACTTTTCATATAATTTATAATCATATTACGACTTTTTTTGTCAAGATTAAAATAGATTTATTTTTATGTGATAAAATAATTATAATAAGAAAAGAATAAAGTCAAGTGAAAATTTTTATTAGGGGGGATATTATGTATCATAAAATTAAACATGAAGTATTAAGAATAGAAAAAATTATTGAAGATATATATCCATATCAATATATAGATATTAAATCTATTTGTAATTGGGAATTTGAAAATGGTATAAATATTAAAAACGTCAATTCTGGATTTGAATGGGATTATGATAAGTATCCTGTAAAATTTAAGAAAAAATTTAAAGTTCCAAGAGGTTATTATGGAGAATTTTGGTTTGGTGGTGAAACTTTAATAAAAATTGATGGAAAACCTTATGGTGAAATAAATGAATATCATAAAGAAATAGATTTATCTTTTATAGCAGACGGTAAAGAACATTTATTTGAAGCTGAAACAGTTCCATATAATCTTTTTGGTTCTCCTTCAAAAAAGAGGATTTTTGAAAGATCAAATTTAATTAAAATAAATTTTGATGTGAGAAAATTAATAAGATATCTTATTGGGATAAAGCAATTAATTGGAAATATAAAAAATAATTCATTAATTGATGAATTATCGGATTTAATAAATAATATGTTTAAATTTATCAAGATTCCTCGAGAAACTTCGTTGTATCTTTCCACAATTGAAAGATCTCCCCAATTATATAATAAACTTTCTAATATATGGTCAAAACCATCTTTTGATAAGTTTCAAGGTGGAATTTTAGATGTTTCAGAGGCTTTAAGTTATTTAAACAATAAATTGGAATATTTAAGAAATAAATATCCAAAAGTTGGTAAGGTTTATGTCACAGGACATGCACATATAGATTATGCATGGCTTTGGCCAATTGAAGAAACTAAAAGAAAGATAAAGAGAACATTTTCAAATGCAACTTTACTTGCTAAAAAGTATCCATATTTTACATTTATACAATCCAGTCCTCAAATGTATGAGGATATAAAAAATGATATTAATCTGTTTGATCAGATAAAAAAACTTTCAGATAAAGGTATGTGGGATCAAAATGGCGGTATGTGGGTAGAATCTGATACAAAAATACCTTCGATTGAATCACTAATTAGACAATTTTATTATGCACAAAAATTTTTTAAAGAAAATTTTGGAAAATACTCTAATGTATGCTGGTTACCAGATGTTTTTGGATTTTCATGGATATTACCTCAAATTGCAAAACAGGCAGGAATAAAGTATTTTTTCACTACTAAATTAACCTGGAATGAAAAAAATGAGTTTCCATATGATATATGTTATTGGCGTGGAATTGACGGAAGTGAAATTTTATATCATAGCTTTAATAATCCAAAAGAAGGTTATAATGGACATTTAGATGCAGAATGTGTATTAAAGACATTTAATAATTTTAGAAATAGAGATATATTTGATGGGACGTTATTAACATATGGATATGGTGATGGGGGTGGTGGCCCTTCTGAAATACATATGATAGATTTTGAAGTAACTAATAATTTACCATATGTTCCGAATTTAATTTCCACAACAGGGAGTAAATTTTTTGAAACTTTAAACAATGATATTAAAAATAAAGAAATACCTATTTGGGATAATGAATTATATTTTGAATTCCACAGAGCGACCCATTTTTCTCAGTTAAAAACAAAGAAATTGCATAAATTGTTAGAGGATGAATTATTTTTTACAGAATATATATTAGCTTTGGAAAATAAATCATCAAAAATGTTAGAAAAATCATGGAAGATTTTGTTAACAAGAGAGTTTCATGATATTATTCCTGGTTCTTCAATTAAAGAAGTATATGAAGAATCGGAGTCCTCATTACAAAAGGAAATAGAGAATTGTAAGGGTATAATAATTGAAGAATTAGAAATTAGTAATGAAGCTGTATTAGTAAATTATGGTAATTATAGTAGTGATAATTATTTTATTACGGATAAATCGTTTAAATTACCTTCTCAAAAAACATATGATGGTAAATATCTTTATATTATATCGCCTTTAAATAAATTTTCAAATAAAAAATTAGAGAAAGGAAAACCATATATACAAAAGAAAGAAAGTGATAAAACATATAATCTTGAAAATAATAATTATTTCATAGAAATTTTGAAAGATGGTATAAAAGTTTATGATAAAAAAAAGAAAAGGTCTTTGTTTAAAGATAAAGGGAATATTTTAATGATTTATGATGATGTTCCTTTAGCTTGGGGAGCTTGGGATATAGATTATAATTATAAGTATTTTGGTGAAAAATTAGAAATTAAGGATATAAAAATTGTTGAGGATGGAATTTTTAGAAAGGTTATAAGAACGTATTATGAATATGATGGAACTGATATAATGCAATATATTTCATTGGTTGAAGATTCAAACCGTATTGATATAAAAACAGTGGTTAATTGGAATTTAAGAAAAAAATTATTGAAGGTTTTATTTCCTGTAGATGTATTGTCCAGGTATGCTAGATTTGATATATCTGGAGGATATATAACAAGGCCAGTTCACAAGAATACTTCATATGAAAAAGCAATGTTTGAAGTATATATGCATAGGTGGATGGAAATATCCGAGCCGGATTTTGGTGTAGCTATTTTAAATGATGGAATATATAGTGCATCAGTTGACCATAATGTTTTAGGATTATCATTAATACATGGACCGATTTATCCTGATCTAAAAGCAGATGATGGAAAACATGAATTTTTATATTCAATTATGAGTCATTCAAATAATCTTGAAGAGATATATGTTGAATCCGAAAGATTAAATAAGCCTCTTCGAATTTTAAATAAAAAAATAAAAATTGTAGATAAGTTTATTGATTTTTCACCATTGAAGGTTGTTTCTGTTTTTAAAGCAAAAAATAGATTAATAATAAGATTAGTGGAAGTTGAAGGAAAAAGGGGTTTATGTGATTTTAATATAAAATTCGATTATAAAAAGGTATATTTATCAGATATATTATTGGATAAATTAAAAGAATTAGAATCTTCAAAATTTTATTATAAACCATTTAAAATATATACATTAATTTTTGAGGAGGAATAAAGATGAATATATTGAAAAGTATTGTTATAGATGGTCATTTTGATTTGTTAATTGATGTGTACGAAAAAAGGAAAAAAGGTAGGAAAAGTGTAATACTGACAGATCATTATGAAAAATTTAAAAAGGGTGGATTTAATATTATAGTTTCTTCATTATTTATTCCGGATATATATATTCCAGAAATGGCTTTGAGAAATGCGCTTGACCAAATTAGCTCTTTATATTTAGAGATAGAAGAATCAAATGGGAAAATAATGTTATGCAAAAATTTGAAAGATATAAAATATGCTGTAGATAATAATATTTTAGGAATAATGCTATCTTTTGAAGGTTTAGAACCAATTGGGAATGATATATATCTTTTAAGAGTATTTTATGAATTAGGAGTAAGATTTGCAGGGTTAGTCTGGAGTAGAAGAAATTATGTTGCAGATGGTTGTTTTTTTAATGAGAGGTTGGAAGGAGAAAAAGGAGGATTAACAGATTTTGGAGTTAAAGTTTTAAAAGAATTGGAAAAGCTAGGAATGATTGTTGATGTCAGTCATTTAAATGATGAAGGATTTTGGGATGTAATTAAATTTACTGAAAAACCAGTTATAGCTTCTCATTCAAATGTTAGAAATATATACCATTCCATGAGAAATTTAACAGATGATCAGATAAAGGCAATTGCAGAAATAAATGGTGTTATTGGTATAAATGGAAATGGATATTTTGTTACAGATAAAGATGAGGAAAATAATGCAGAAGGTTTAGTTAAACATGTTGACTATATATCTAATTTAGTTGGTGTTGAATATGTAGGTATTGGATTTGATTTTTGTGATATGTTTAGTGATTTTCATAGAGACTCTTTAAATGGTCATCACGAATTAGTTTTATTTATAGAAGCTTTAGAAAAACATGGGTATAATGAGAATGAGATAAAATTAATTTTAGGAGAAAATTTTTTAAGAGTTTATAAAAGTGTTTTTGATGATTAATTAAAAAAAAGATAAGGCATAAGACCTTATCTTTTTTAAAATGTTTTGATATTAAATTTAATTGGTGTTGGATTTGATAGATTATCTGAAACTGGACACCTTTCTTCAACTTTTTTTAACCATTCTTTTAATGTTTCTTCATTAGCATCTGTTTCAAGAATAAAGGAAACATTAATTTGAGTATAACCTGTTCGATCTTCAGAAGGTTTGCCCAAAAATTTTGCAGGGTTTAAGTCTCCGTCGATATTAATTTTCATCTTTCTTAATTTAAATCCCATCTCTTTTGCTACTAAATGACCAACAACGTTTAAACAACCGGCAAATGCTGCTAAAAGGTACTCTACGGGGTTTGCACCCTCATCTTTTCCACCAAGACTTTCTGGTTCATCTATAATCATTTCAAAACTTCTTGCTTTAACTATTGTTTTGGTTGGATTTTCACTTTCTGATGTGATTTTAAAATTTAAAAATGCCATAATTTCACCTCCGAATTAAACTGGATATTTTTTATCTAATTTAATTATATAATATATAGTTTACGATTATACGTGAAAATTATAACAATTATAAAGGAGACATGTGTAATAATTATTTAATAATGTTTTATTTTTAGTGTTATAATATATTGTATATATATGTAAGGAGAGGAGATGAAAAAATGAAAGTATTAGTTACAGGTTTTGATCCATTTGGAGGAGAAAAGATAAATCCGTCTTTTGAAGCAGTCAAGATGTTGCCGAATAAAATTTTAAATGTATCAATAGTTAAATTAGAAATACCTACTGTTTTTTATAAGTCAATAGAAACACTAAGAAGTAAAATATGTGAAATTCAACCAGACATTGTTATATGTACAGGACAAGCAGGAGGGCGCTCTCATATCTCAATAGAGAGAGTAGCAATAAATATTGATGATGCTTCGATTGAGGATAATGAAGGTAACAAACCAGAAGATAAACCTATATTTTTTGATGGAGAAAATGCATATTTTTCTAATTTGCCAATAAAAGACATTGTAAAAGGAGTTAAAAGTATAGGTATTCCTGCAGAAATTTCCAATACAGCTGGGACATTTGTTTGTAATCATCTGTTATATGGGCTAATGTATTATATTCATAAGGATTTTAAGAGAACTTTGGGTGGATTTATACATGTGCCGTATTTGCCTGAGCAAGTAATTAATAAGAAAAATGTACCAAGTATGTCTTTGGGAAATATTGCAAAAGCGTTAGAAAAAGTTATTGAAATATCAGTGGAATATTATGAGAAAAAGCAAAGAGCATAATGCTCCTTGCTTTTATAATGCTTTGTATATTGGAGGATTTGAAAGATATTTTCCTCTGAAATTGTCTTCTTTTAACATAAGTGCGGAATCTAGATCATGAAAAACAAAAGCACCTGTGCCCAATGCAAAATTAACACTTTGATTTATTCCAACACTAGATTCTCCCATACAGCCTATCATTAATTGTAAATTAGCGGATTTTACCATTTCTACTATAGCAAGAGCATCAGATATACCAGATTTCATAAGTTTTATATTTATAAAGTCAACAGCTTCCATTTTTATTAATCTCAAAACATCATATTTTGTTTTAGCACTTTCGTCAGCACCAACTGGAAATGGAGAATTAAATCTAACAATTTTTAGTCCTTCAAAATCAGTT
The sequence above is a segment of the Marinitoga hydrogenitolerans DSM 16785 genome. Coding sequences within it:
- a CDS encoding alpha-mannosidase, yielding MYHKIKHEVLRIEKIIEDIYPYQYIDIKSICNWEFENGINIKNVNSGFEWDYDKYPVKFKKKFKVPRGYYGEFWFGGETLIKIDGKPYGEINEYHKEIDLSFIADGKEHLFEAETVPYNLFGSPSKKRIFERSNLIKINFDVRKLIRYLIGIKQLIGNIKNNSLIDELSDLINNMFKFIKIPRETSLYLSTIERSPQLYNKLSNIWSKPSFDKFQGGILDVSEALSYLNNKLEYLRNKYPKVGKVYVTGHAHIDYAWLWPIEETKRKIKRTFSNATLLAKKYPYFTFIQSSPQMYEDIKNDINLFDQIKKLSDKGMWDQNGGMWVESDTKIPSIESLIRQFYYAQKFFKENFGKYSNVCWLPDVFGFSWILPQIAKQAGIKYFFTTKLTWNEKNEFPYDICYWRGIDGSEILYHSFNNPKEGYNGHLDAECVLKTFNNFRNRDIFDGTLLTYGYGDGGGGPSEIHMIDFEVTNNLPYVPNLISTTGSKFFETLNNDIKNKEIPIWDNELYFEFHRATHFSQLKTKKLHKLLEDELFFTEYILALENKSSKMLEKSWKILLTREFHDIIPGSSIKEVYEESESSLQKEIENCKGIIIEELEISNEAVLVNYGNYSSDNYFITDKSFKLPSQKTYDGKYLYIISPLNKFSNKKLEKGKPYIQKKESDKTYNLENNNYFIEILKDGIKVYDKKKKRSLFKDKGNILMIYDDVPLAWGAWDIDYNYKYFGEKLEIKDIKIVEDGIFRKVIRTYYEYDGTDIMQYISLVEDSNRIDIKTVVNWNLRKKLLKVLFPVDVLSRYARFDISGGYITRPVHKNTSYEKAMFEVYMHRWMEISEPDFGVAILNDGIYSASVDHNVLGLSLIHGPIYPDLKADDGKHEFLYSIMSHSNNLEEIYVESERLNKPLRILNKKIKIVDKFIDFSPLKVVSVFKAKNRLIIRLVEVEGKRGLCDFNIKFDYKKVYLSDILLDKLKELESSKFYYKPFKIYTLIFEEE
- a CDS encoding 2-hydroxyacid dehydrogenase, which encodes MKIAFFSTKKYDMDFFNKLNEKYNFDIKYFESKLNEKTAILAKGFDVVCAFVNDDLNKKVIKILKENGIKLIALRSAGFNHVDISAAKKYNIKVVHVPKYSPYAVAEHTIALILSLNRKIHKSYLRIRENNFSLDGLLGFDLHGKIVGIIGTGKIGRITANILKGFGMKILGYDKFPNDEFIGEYVNLNTLFEKSDIISLHCPLNKDTYHIINKNTINLMKKGVMIINTSRGGLIDTKAVIDGLKSKKIGYLGLDVYEEEENIFFEDLSEEIIDDKTFLRLTTFPNVLITGHQGFFTQEALTNIAETTLENINNFKNGTLNQNVII
- a CDS encoding PfkB family carbohydrate kinase, which translates into the protein MKKILTIREMLIDFICLDKNKDLSKGVSFEKKAGGAPANVAAVVSLLGGESSILGNVGNDSLGIFLVNKMKEYNVDTSLKEKKIILRLLSLLMK
- a CDS encoding OsmC family protein; translated protein: MAFLNFKITSESENPTKTIVKARSFEMIIDEPESLGGKDEGANPVEYLLAAFAGCLNVVGHLVAKEMGFKLRKMKINIDGDLNPAKFLGKPSEDRTGYTQINVSFILETDANEETLKEWLKKVEERCPVSDNLSNPTPIKFNIKTF
- a CDS encoding dipeptidase, which produces MNILKSIVIDGHFDLLIDVYEKRKKGRKSVILTDHYEKFKKGGFNIIVSSLFIPDIYIPEMALRNALDQISSLYLEIEESNGKIMLCKNLKDIKYAVDNNILGIMLSFEGLEPIGNDIYLLRVFYELGVRFAGLVWSRRNYVADGCFFNERLEGEKGGLTDFGVKVLKELEKLGMIVDVSHLNDEGFWDVIKFTEKPVIASHSNVRNIYHSMRNLTDDQIKAIAEINGVIGINGNGYFVTDKDEENNAEGLVKHVDYISNLVGVEYVGIGFDFCDMFSDFHRDSLNGHHELVLFIEALEKHGYNENEIKLILGENFLRVYKSVFDD
- the pcp gene encoding pyroglutamyl-peptidase I; the encoded protein is MKVLVTGFDPFGGEKINPSFEAVKMLPNKILNVSIVKLEIPTVFYKSIETLRSKICEIQPDIVICTGQAGGRSHISIERVAINIDDASIEDNEGNKPEDKPIFFDGENAYFSNLPIKDIVKGVKSIGIPAEISNTAGTFVCNHLLYGLMYYIHKDFKRTLGGFIHVPYLPEQVINKKNVPSMSLGNIAKALEKVIEISVEYYEKKQRA